The Anopheles coluzzii chromosome 2, AcolN3, whole genome shotgun sequence genome window below encodes:
- the LOC120950510 gene encoding protein strawberry notch homolog isoform X5 codes for MMMMIKQQKARKQEPIQRVRVVLRDLHENNLDVASIVTTAATGSAMAAMVKANEPPTVEGQQQLDQQLSNEPCPSTSTGKGGQQQAGTPQIVVGTIELNNLNGDIANHKQEKEIGTSNQFETLTLIDEDDEEEQDRNCSNAHSSSSLLSSNNDNRSAEENNLHNASTLAIGEQHRRRSRRRSSQKDRRSAEDIDSIDQADSAVDVRHHDEEEPNVFDDEVREEDQKQHQQQKAGSSPNPSAAAVRRRKNQRQRSRQRRSPALAHRDQVDGGDGEEQKEPYEKAVTCLYWSLACWDCNIS; via the exons AGATCTGCACGAGAACAACCTGGACGTGGCGAGCATCGTGACGACGGCGGCCACTGGCAGCGCGATGGCCGCGATGGTCAAAGCCAACGAACCGCCGACCGTTgaagggcagcagcagcttgatCAGCAGCTATCGAACGAACCCTGCCCATCGACCAGTACCGGTAAGGGAGGGCAGCAGCAGGCCGGCACGCCGCAGATAGTGGTGGGCACGATAGAGCTGAACAATTTAAATGGGGACATTGCCAACCACAAG CAGGAAAAGGAGATCGGCACGAGCAACCAGTTCGAGACGCTCACCCTGatcgacgaggacgacgaggaggagcaggaTCGGAACTGCTCGAACGCACACTCCTCCTCGTCGTTGCTTTCCTCCAACAACGACAATCGGTCGGCGGAGGAAAATAACCTGCACAACGCGTCAACGCTCGCGATCGGTGAGCAGCACCGGCGGCGCAGTCGTCGGCGTAGCAGCCAGAAGGATCGCCGCAGTGCCGAGGACATCGATTCGATCGATCAAGCCGACAGTGCGGTCGATGTGCGGCACCACGATGAGGAAGAACCGAACGTGTTCGATGATGAGGTGCGGGAAGAGGATCAgaagcagcatcagcagcagaaggCGGGCTCCAGTCCCAATCCAAGTGCTGCCGCTGTTCGCCGGCGCAAGAACCAACGGCAACGATCGCGCCAGCGAAGATCACCGGCCCTAGCGCACCGGGATCAGGTGGATGGGGGAGATGGCGAGGAGCAGAAGGAACCGTACGAGAAGGCCGTTACCTGTTTGTACTGGTCGCTGGCGTGCTGGGATTGTAACATTTCTTAG
- the LOC120950507 gene encoding heparan-alpha-glucosaminide N-acetyltransferase, which produces MIEYTDRFFRGLDLWSLGVDEAFLNVSHSAAAADGNDYYLYTLSEECDKCPYTKLQRIAAAKRHTTVKIDAARRLGLRLLDRDVGQYSFDNDTVLCQINSAQLGEFGVYDLSVRPDGNGCTLETAKEPVNIYLPFLTIALLACAVFGLVRMARYGLRRSRAAGFQQPAASHTAAGDETAHSSNEETDRKPVQSGPGSGQVTPKKRLQSLDTFRGIAIMLMIFVNSGGGHYWWIEHATWNGLHVADLVFPWFLFIMGVCVPISLRGQLNRNVPKRTILSSIAVRSVKLFIIGLCLNSMNGPSMANLRIFGVLQRFGIAYLVVSTVHLLCHEQQVQVQSQNRLLRASEDIVRLKKQWLVIGLLTVLYLVVMFFVPAPGCPSAYFGPGGKHLYNAFPNCTGGITGYIDRALLGIAHLYQHPTARYVYDGMPFDPEGPFGCLPTILQVFLGLQCGCTILAYTEHRQRMVRFASWSLVLGLAAGALCGFTKNDGWIPINKNLWSLSYVLATASLAHALLLLCYYAIDVKRAWHGRPFVYAGMNAIVLYVGHTVFHKMLPWHWRIGTMNTHFVLTLEALWNTVLWNLIALYLYKRKIFYNL; this is translated from the exons ATGATTGAATATACGGACCGTTTCTTTCGCGGACTGGACCTGTGGTCACTAGGGGTGGACGAAGCGTTCCTGAACGTGTCCCATTCcgcagccgccgccgacgGCAACGATTATTATCTCTACACACTCTCCGAGGAGTGCGATAAG TGTCCCTACACCAAGCTGCAACGAATTGCGGCCGCGAAACGGCACACCACGGTGAAGATAGATGCGGCGCGCCGCCTCGGGCTGCGGCTGCTCGACCGAGATGTGGGCCAATACTCCTTCGACAATGA CACCGTCCTGTGCCAAATTAACAGCGCACAATTGGGTGAATTTGGCGTTTACGATCTGAGCGTCCGACCGGACGGCAATGGCTGTACGCTGGAAACGGCCAAGGAACCGGTCAACATATACCTTC CATTCCTTACGATTGCACTGCTCGCGTGTGCCGTCTTTGGTCTCGTGCGTATGGCACGGTACGGCCTGCGTCGTTCCCGCGCGGCTGGCTTCCAGCAGCCGGCAGCCTCCCATACAGCGGCCGGTGACGAGACCGCCCACAGCTCGAACGAAGAAACCGACCGCAAACCAGTCCAAAGCGGGCCAGGTTCCGGCCAGGTTACGCCCAAGAAGCGGCTGCAAAGTTTGGACACCTTCCGCGGCATCGCGATCATGCTGATGATCTTCGTGAACAGTGGCGGCGGCCACTACTGGTGGATCGAGCACGCGACCTGGAACGGGCTGCACGTGGCCGATCTCGTCTTTCCCTGGTTTCTCTTCATCATGGGCGTGTGCGTGCCGATCTCGTTACGCGGCCAGCTCAACCGCAACGTGCCCAAGCGCACGATCCTGTCGAGCATAGCGGTT CGCTCGGTAAAGCTGTTCATAATTGGCCTGTGTCTGAACTCGATGAACGGTCCCAGCATGGCCAATCTGCGCATCTTTGGCGTACTGCAGCGGTTTGGCATTGCGTACCTGGTCGTCTCGACCGTGCACCTGCTCTGCCACGAGCAGCAGGTACAGGTGCAGTCGCAAAACCGCTTGCTCCGTGCCAGCGAGGACATTGTGCGGCTAAAGAAGCAGTGGCTGGTCATCGGACTGCTAACGGTGCTCTATCTGGTGGTGATGTTTTTCGTACCCGCACCCGGCTGCCCAAG CGCTTACTTCGGACCGGGTGGGAAGCATCTGTACAATGCGTTTCCGAACTGTACTGGCGGCATCACGGGGTACATCGATCGTGCCCTGCTCGGAATAGCGCATCTCTACCAGCACCCCACAGCACGGTACGTGTACGACGGTATGCCCTTCGATCCGGAAGGTCCGTTCGGCTGCCTACCCACGATACTGCAGGTGTTTCTCGGCCTGCAGTGTGGCTGCACGATTCTCGCGTACACCGAGCACCGTCAGCGGATGGTACGCTTCGCCAGCTGGTCGCTGGTGCTCGGTTTGGCGGCCGGCGCACTGTGCGGGTTCACCAAGAACGACGGGTGGATCCCGATCAACAAGAACCTGTGGTCCCTGTCGTACGTGCTGGCGACGGCTTCGCTCGCCCATGCGCTCCTGCTGCTCTGCTACTACGCGATCGATGTGAAGCGCGCCTGGCACGGTCGACCGTTTGTGTATGCGGGGATGAATGCGATCGTACTGTACGTGGGCCACACCGTCTTTCACAAGATGCTACCGTGGCACTGGCGCATCGGCACGATGAACACACACTTCGTGCTGACGCTCGAGGCACTGTGGAACACGGTGCTGTGGAATCTGATAGCGCTCTACCTGTACAAGCGAAAGATATTTTACAATCTTTAA
- the LOC120950510 gene encoding protein strawberry notch homolog isoform X4, whose amino-acid sequence MSSVTVDVNGFKRSQLLLHCSCEAFFWFVWKPLNMELVIVPCYRFGSKSSTGLPRDLHENNLDVASIVTTAATGSAMAAMVKANEPPTVEGQQQLDQQLSNEPCPSTSTGKGGQQQAGTPQIVVGTIELNNLNGDIANHKQEKEIGTSNQFETLTLIDEDDEEEQDRNCSNAHSSSSLLSSNNDNRSAEENNLHNASTLAIGEQHRRRSRRRSSQKDRRSAEDIDSIDQADSAVDVRHHDEEEPNVFDDEVREEDQKQHQQQKAGSSPNPSAAAVRRRKNQRQRSRQRRSPALAHRDQVDGGDGEEQKEPYEKAVTCLYWSLACWDCNIS is encoded by the exons ATGAGCAGTGTTACGGTGGACGTGAACGGATTCAAACGTTCGCAATTGTTGTTACATTGCTCGTGTGAagcctttttttggtttgtttggaagCCGTTAAACATGGAACTTGTCATTGTACCTTGCTATCGGTTTGGGTCAAAATCTAGCACCGGATTGCCaag AGATCTGCACGAGAACAACCTGGACGTGGCGAGCATCGTGACGACGGCGGCCACTGGCAGCGCGATGGCCGCGATGGTCAAAGCCAACGAACCGCCGACCGTTgaagggcagcagcagcttgatCAGCAGCTATCGAACGAACCCTGCCCATCGACCAGTACCGGTAAGGGAGGGCAGCAGCAGGCCGGCACGCCGCAGATAGTGGTGGGCACGATAGAGCTGAACAATTTAAATGGGGACATTGCCAACCACAAG CAGGAAAAGGAGATCGGCACGAGCAACCAGTTCGAGACGCTCACCCTGatcgacgaggacgacgaggaggagcaggaTCGGAACTGCTCGAACGCACACTCCTCCTCGTCGTTGCTTTCCTCCAACAACGACAATCGGTCGGCGGAGGAAAATAACCTGCACAACGCGTCAACGCTCGCGATCGGTGAGCAGCACCGGCGGCGCAGTCGTCGGCGTAGCAGCCAGAAGGATCGCCGCAGTGCCGAGGACATCGATTCGATCGATCAAGCCGACAGTGCGGTCGATGTGCGGCACCACGATGAGGAAGAACCGAACGTGTTCGATGATGAGGTGCGGGAAGAGGATCAgaagcagcatcagcagcagaaggCGGGCTCCAGTCCCAATCCAAGTGCTGCCGCTGTTCGCCGGCGCAAGAACCAACGGCAACGATCGCGCCAGCGAAGATCACCGGCCCTAGCGCACCGGGATCAGGTGGATGGGGGAGATGGCGAGGAGCAGAAGGAACCGTACGAGAAGGCCGTTACCTGTTTGTACTGGTCGCTGGCGTGCTGGGATTGTAACATTTCTTAG